In the Marinobacter sp. Arc7-DN-1 genome, GTCGACGCCCGACACCTTCGTGCGTCAGGAGCGCAAGATAGGTCGAAATGAGCCCTGCCCCTGCGGGTCCGGTAAGAAATACAAGCAGTGTCATGGCAAGGTCAGCTGATTCAGTAAGCTGATCGGGAATCCGGAACCCGCAATCTGCCAGCAAGAACTGGCGGGCTGCGGGTTTTTTCGTTTTGAGTTGGCCGTATGGTCCCTCGTGCAGGTTTAGATATTAAGGAGTAACAGAATGGCGGTAGGTCCGGGAACCTTACCTGAGTTTTATCCGGTGGCCGGAGTCCGGCTTGGCATTGCCAGTGCCGGTATCAAGAAGCCGGGGCGAAAGGATGTGGTTCTGTTTGAGCTGGCCCCGGAAAGCCGGGTTGCCGGGATCTTCACCAGGAATCAGTTCTGTGCCGCACCCGTCACGCTGAGCCGCAGGCACCTGACAGAGGCATCGCCCCGGTACCTGCTGATCAATACCGGTAATGCCAATGCTGGCACGGGGGCGCGGGGCATGCAGGATGCGAAGGCCTGTTGCCAGGCTCTGGCAGCTCAGGCCGGCGTCAGTGAGGCCGAGATCCTGCCTTTTTCCACGGGGGTCATTGGTGAGCCGCTGCCGGTTCAGAAGATTGTCGGTGCGCTTCCCGAAGCCCTGGCGACTGCAGCTGAAGACCGCTGGGCCGAAGCTGCCAGCGGTATTATGACGACCGACACCCGACCCAAGGGCGCGTCCTGCCAGGTGGAGCTGGATGGCTACACTGTGTCCATTTCCGGGATCAGCAAGGGAGCAGGCATGATTCGCCCCAATATGGCAACGATGCTTGGCTTTATTGCCACCGATGCCCGAATTGCGCCGGAGCTTCTGCAGACTCTCGCCTCCGAACTGGGAGAGATGTCCTTCAACCGCATTACCATCGATGGCGACACCTCCACCAACGACGCCTGCATGCTGATTGCCAGTGGCCAGTGCGGTGGCCCGGAAATTACCGGATCCAGCCCATCGCTGGCGAAGCTCAGGGAGGCCCTTGAGACTGTGTATCTGGAGCTGGCACATGCCATCGTCCGTGACGGCGAAGGTGCTACCAAATTCGTCACAATTGACGTCATTGGGGCGGCCAGTCAGCAGGAAGCGCTGGGTGTGGCCTATACCGTTGCCCATTCCCCGCTGGTGAAAACCGCCCTGTTTGCCTCAGACCCTAACTGGGGGCGGATTCTGGCGGCGGTGGGGCGCGCTGGTGTTGAAGGGCTGGATCTTAATGCCCTGGAAATTTACCTCGGGGATGTCTGTCTGGTGCGCAATGGCGGTCGGGCAGAGGATTACTCGGAAGCCCGGGGCCAGGCGGTGATGGACCGGGAAGAGATCACCATTGCCATTGATCTCAAGCGAGGTGAAGTGCGGGAAACCGTCTGGACCTGCGACTTCTCCCACGATTATGTCACGATCAACGCCGAGTACCGTACCTGAACATGACATCAGCGAAACCCCTGGTGAAAGAAATCCATGTCGCCGTGGCGGTTATTGTCCGCAATGGCCAGGTGCTCATTGCCCGCCGGCCAGACCATGTGCATCAGGGGGGCTTGCTTGAGTTCCCTGGTGGCAAGGTGGAGCCGGGTGAAAGTGTTCAGGCGGCACTGGTGCGCGAGATTGCCGAGGAAACCGGCCTCAGAGTGCCTGAGGCCTCTCTGGAGCCGGTCATTGGTATTCGCCATGACTATGGTGATAAGCAAGTTTTCCTCGATGTGTGGGCGACCAGAGCCGCTGAAGGCGAACCTGAGGGCCGTGAGGGCCAGCCAGTAGAATGGCTTGGCCCCGATCGGCTTCGGGATCAGGATTTCCCGGCTGCCAACCGGCCTATTATCCGGGCATTGCGGTTGCC is a window encoding:
- the argJ gene encoding bifunctional glutamate N-acetyltransferase/amino-acid acetyltransferase ArgJ, which translates into the protein MAVGPGTLPEFYPVAGVRLGIASAGIKKPGRKDVVLFELAPESRVAGIFTRNQFCAAPVTLSRRHLTEASPRYLLINTGNANAGTGARGMQDAKACCQALAAQAGVSEAEILPFSTGVIGEPLPVQKIVGALPEALATAAEDRWAEAASGIMTTDTRPKGASCQVELDGYTVSISGISKGAGMIRPNMATMLGFIATDARIAPELLQTLASELGEMSFNRITIDGDTSTNDACMLIASGQCGGPEITGSSPSLAKLREALETVYLELAHAIVRDGEGATKFVTIDVIGAASQQEALGVAYTVAHSPLVKTALFASDPNWGRILAAVGRAGVEGLDLNALEIYLGDVCLVRNGGRAEDYSEARGQAVMDREEITIAIDLKRGEVRETVWTCDFSHDYVTINAEYRT